A portion of the Stella humosa genome contains these proteins:
- a CDS encoding response regulator, translating to MSGLRILVIEDDAVIGLNLSEMLEGLGHAVCGVEATEAEAVAAAERHRPDLMIVDAWLGDGSGVAAVDRICRAGPIPHIFVSGDVAGVKALRPGAEVVEKPFRESDLTRAIHRVLGIGGQTGIGGR from the coding sequence ATGAGCGGGCTTCGCATCCTGGTCATCGAGGACGACGCCGTCATCGGCCTCAATCTGAGCGAGATGCTGGAAGGGCTGGGCCATGCGGTTTGCGGTGTGGAAGCGACGGAGGCCGAAGCGGTCGCCGCCGCCGAACGCCATCGCCCCGACCTGATGATCGTCGATGCCTGGCTCGGCGACGGCAGCGGGGTTGCCGCGGTCGATCGCATCTGCCGCGCGGGGCCCATCCCGCACATCTTCGTCAGCGGCGACGTGGCCGGGGTGAAGGCGCTTCGCCCGGGTGCCGAGGTGGTGGAAAAGCCGTTCCGCGAGAGCGACCTGACGAGGGCGATCCACCGCGTCCTGGGCATCGGCGGGCAGACGGGTATCGGCGGGCGGTAG
- a CDS encoding LysR substrate-binding domain-containing protein produces MNLRQVDAFRAVMDCGSMTAAARVLGISQPNVSRLIGQLEARVGFRLFERQSGRLVTTDDGNAFHAEVERSHAGLRHLEQAASDIKAFKRGRLRIVTVPALGYGFLPRAIRAFRRDHPDVTISLQLRGSSTVIQWAAAQQCDIGIASNVAEMAGIDVEPFAVLDGVCVLPPGHPLAGTRTIRPRHLAGLDFVSLALDDDVRAQIDRVFEQHGVDRLMSLETQYSATLCNLVAEGLGVSIVNPIALRDFAHRGLLARRFEPAVVFRSYLLIPRHRPRSRLVDSFLAATRQVYEEEQAFIRVALKGR; encoded by the coding sequence ATGAATCTGCGACAGGTCGATGCCTTCCGCGCGGTGATGGACTGCGGCTCCATGACGGCGGCGGCCCGCGTGCTGGGCATCTCGCAGCCCAATGTCAGCCGCCTGATCGGCCAGCTCGAGGCGCGGGTGGGGTTCCGGCTGTTCGAGCGGCAGTCCGGCCGGCTGGTGACGACCGACGACGGCAACGCCTTCCATGCCGAGGTCGAGCGATCCCATGCCGGCCTGCGCCACCTGGAGCAGGCGGCCAGCGACATCAAGGCGTTCAAGCGCGGCCGCCTGCGCATCGTCACCGTGCCGGCGCTGGGCTACGGCTTCCTGCCACGCGCCATCCGCGCCTTCCGCCGCGATCATCCCGACGTCACCATCTCGCTGCAGTTGCGCGGCTCGTCGACGGTTATCCAGTGGGCGGCGGCCCAGCAATGCGACATCGGCATCGCCTCCAACGTGGCCGAGATGGCCGGCATCGACGTCGAGCCGTTCGCCGTGCTGGACGGCGTCTGCGTCCTGCCGCCCGGCCATCCGCTGGCCGGCACCCGCACCATCCGGCCGCGCCACTTGGCCGGGCTCGACTTCGTGTCGCTGGCGCTGGACGACGACGTCCGCGCCCAGATCGACCGGGTGTTCGAGCAGCATGGCGTCGATCGCCTGATGTCGCTGGAAACGCAGTACAGCGCCACCCTCTGCAACCTCGTGGCCGAGGGGCTGGGGGTCAGCATCGTCAACCCGATCGCGCTGCGCGACTTCGCCCATCGCGGGCTGCTGGCGCGGCGCTTCGAGCCCGCGGTCGTCTTCCGCAGCTACCTGCTGATCCCGCGCCACCGCCCGCGCAGCCGGTTGGTCGATTCCTTCCTGGCCGCCACGCGCCAGGTCTACGAGGAGGAGCAGGCCTTCATCCGCGTGGCGCTCAAGGGGCGATAG
- the ilvE gene encoding branched-chain-amino-acid transaminase, which translates to MIGDIVYVNGQFVARDEAKVSVFDHGFIYGDGAFEGLQIVNGRVFLLKEHLKRLFDSVRYLGFEIPMTAEALRDIIVETARRNGLRDGYVRPIITRGAGPLGIRNMAQLGPPTVVVMCQHESIEGRREKWNRGITAQVVSVRRVAPAGFDSRAKTCNYINNILAYLEAQAAGAETALMLDAEGYVAEAYSSNIFIVKDGAVVTPALGHILGGITRSTLLGICRELGIPASEGRLTTYDLLTADEVFECGTMAEVRPLIRINGRTISNGSPGPMARRLHEVLRGMMESGLHGEPVGDA; encoded by the coding sequence ATGATCGGCGATATCGTCTATGTGAACGGCCAGTTCGTGGCCAGGGACGAGGCCAAGGTCAGCGTCTTCGACCATGGCTTCATCTATGGCGACGGCGCCTTCGAGGGGCTGCAGATCGTCAACGGCCGGGTCTTCCTGCTGAAGGAGCACCTGAAGCGGCTGTTCGATTCCGTCCGCTATCTGGGCTTCGAGATCCCGATGACGGCCGAGGCCCTGCGCGACATCATCGTCGAGACCGCCCGGCGCAACGGCCTGCGCGACGGTTACGTCCGCCCGATCATCACCCGCGGCGCCGGCCCGCTCGGCATCCGCAACATGGCCCAGCTCGGCCCGCCCACGGTCGTGGTGATGTGCCAGCACGAGAGCATCGAGGGCCGGCGCGAGAAGTGGAACCGCGGCATCACCGCCCAGGTGGTCTCGGTCCGCCGGGTCGCTCCCGCGGGGTTCGATTCGCGCGCCAAGACCTGCAACTACATCAACAACATCCTGGCCTATCTGGAGGCCCAGGCGGCGGGTGCGGAGACCGCCCTGATGCTGGATGCCGAGGGCTACGTCGCCGAGGCCTACAGCAGCAACATCTTCATCGTGAAGGACGGCGCGGTGGTGACGCCGGCGCTGGGCCACATCCTGGGCGGGATCACGCGGTCGACGCTGCTCGGCATCTGCCGCGAACTGGGCATCCCGGCCAGCGAGGGCCGGCTGACGACCTACGACCTGCTGACCGCCGACGAAGTGTTCGAGTGCGGCACCATGGCCGAGGTCCGCCCGCTGATCCGCATCAACGGCCGCACCATCAGCAACGGCAGCCCGGGGCCGATGGCGCGTCGCCTGCACGAGGTGCTGCGCGGGATGATGGAGTCCGGGCTGCATGGGGAACCGGTCGGGGACGCGTAA
- a CDS encoding ABC transporter substrate-binding protein: MKIAASLRAGVMATAVVALATFQPTPVAAQQASPQQTVRVGIHGADIGSLDPHMSAQTIDNVIHAWIYGGLVRFPAGTIDPTRIEPDIAESWTKSPDGLVWTFVLRPGVKFHGGYGEVTADDVVHSLKRAGDPKTSTFASDFASFDKVEAVDPRTVRITLKTPVPSLLGLVTAQRGGYVVSRKADQEAAGQYTAKAIGTGPFQLEEYRSKQFVALVANPDYFRGRPKVDRVVYRFIPANESRDLAFRAGELDLFYGRKEQRWVDRMKATPGLAIEVFGPGELRLINLNTSMKPFDDIRVRRAVAHAINRADFVKFVGADVVSPNPSVVPLGYLGYTDQVERFAYDPEKSKQLLKEAGHPNGITIKVLGSNRSFVEPYQLLQAQLAKAGITMELQLVEHTAWHAQIRQNLSAMVVYTAARFPVADIFLTQFFHSASAPGKPTAVTNFSHCDVADREIDAARIEQDPKRQLELWHAAQQKIVANVCAVPLFDEDQVWGRSTKLEFGHKLEASISFGPMLTEQTVLK; the protein is encoded by the coding sequence ATGAAGATCGCAGCATCGTTGCGCGCGGGAGTGATGGCCACTGCGGTCGTCGCGCTGGCGACATTCCAGCCGACGCCGGTCGCCGCCCAGCAGGCGTCTCCCCAGCAGACCGTGCGCGTCGGCATCCACGGCGCCGACATCGGCTCGCTCGACCCGCACATGTCGGCTCAAACCATCGACAACGTGATCCATGCCTGGATCTATGGCGGGCTGGTGCGTTTCCCGGCCGGCACCATCGACCCCACCCGCATCGAGCCCGACATCGCCGAATCCTGGACCAAGAGCCCCGACGGGCTGGTCTGGACCTTCGTCCTGCGGCCGGGCGTGAAGTTCCACGGCGGCTATGGCGAGGTGACGGCCGACGACGTCGTCCATTCTCTGAAGCGCGCGGGCGACCCCAAGACATCGACCTTCGCCAGCGACTTCGCGTCCTTCGACAAGGTCGAGGCCGTCGACCCGCGCACGGTGCGGATCACGCTGAAGACGCCCGTCCCCTCGCTGCTGGGCCTCGTCACCGCCCAGCGCGGCGGCTACGTCGTCAGCCGCAAGGCCGACCAGGAAGCGGCCGGGCAGTACACCGCCAAGGCGATCGGCACCGGCCCCTTCCAGCTTGAGGAGTACCGGTCCAAGCAGTTCGTGGCGCTGGTGGCCAACCCCGACTATTTCCGCGGCCGCCCCAAGGTCGACCGCGTCGTCTACCGCTTCATCCCGGCCAACGAGAGCCGCGACCTCGCCTTCCGGGCAGGCGAGCTGGACCTCTTCTACGGGCGCAAGGAACAGCGCTGGGTCGATCGCATGAAGGCGACGCCGGGCCTGGCGATCGAGGTCTTCGGGCCGGGCGAGCTGCGCCTGATCAACCTCAACACCTCGATGAAGCCGTTCGACGACATCCGCGTCCGCCGCGCCGTGGCCCATGCCATCAACCGGGCGGACTTCGTGAAGTTCGTCGGCGCCGACGTCGTCAGCCCCAACCCCTCGGTCGTGCCGCTGGGCTATCTGGGATACACTGACCAGGTCGAGCGCTTTGCCTATGATCCCGAGAAGTCCAAGCAGCTCTTGAAGGAGGCGGGGCACCCCAACGGCATCACCATCAAGGTGCTGGGCTCCAACCGCTCCTTCGTCGAGCCCTACCAGCTGCTCCAGGCCCAGCTGGCCAAGGCCGGCATCACCATGGAGCTGCAGTTGGTGGAGCACACCGCCTGGCACGCCCAGATTCGCCAGAACCTGAGCGCGATGGTCGTCTACACGGCCGCGCGCTTCCCGGTCGCCGACATCTTCCTGACCCAGTTCTTCCATTCCGCCAGCGCGCCGGGCAAGCCGACGGCGGTGACGAACTTCAGCCATTGCGACGTGGCCGACCGCGAGATCGACGCCGCCCGCATCGAGCAGGACCCCAAACGCCAGCTTGAGCTGTGGCACGCCGCCCAGCAGAAGATCGTGGCCAATGTCTGCGCCGTGCCGCTGTTCGACGAGGACCAAGTATGGGGCCGCAGCACCAAGCTGGAATTCGGCCACAAGCTCGAGGCCTCGATCAGCTTCGGGCCGATGCTGACGGAACAGACGGTCCTGAAGTAG
- a CDS encoding ABC transporter permease: MLRFVAKRLMLAIPTMLLSASVVFFLARILPGDPALSILGDAASEQALVALRARLGLDQPLLTQYVGFLGALLRFDLGRSMISGHAITAEVLEVLPYTIELTVFAIGFGVLLGVPAGIAAALARNRLPDYLSRFGSLIGLSCPPFFLAICLLLVFAIYIPLFPVISAPDTATIGGRIAALILPGVTLGIIFLAFVARSSRAAMLEVLPEQYIRTARMKGLSEKAVVFRHACRNALLPIVTVTGLYFGILMGNAVVTEIVFTRPGLGKLIIGALNSRDYVMLQGLTIVYCFIVVVVNLATDLVYGLVDPRVKVR, from the coding sequence ATGCTCCGCTTCGTGGCCAAGCGGCTGATGCTGGCGATCCCGACGATGCTGCTGTCGGCGTCGGTCGTCTTCTTTCTGGCGCGCATCCTGCCGGGCGACCCGGCGCTGTCGATCCTGGGCGATGCGGCCAGCGAGCAGGCGCTGGTCGCGCTGCGGGCCAGGCTCGGCCTCGACCAGCCGCTGCTGACCCAGTATGTCGGTTTCCTCGGCGCGCTCCTGCGCTTCGACCTCGGCCGGTCGATGATCTCGGGCCACGCCATCACGGCCGAGGTGCTGGAGGTGCTGCCCTACACGATCGAGCTGACGGTGTTCGCCATCGGCTTCGGCGTGCTGCTGGGCGTGCCGGCCGGGATCGCGGCCGCGCTCGCCCGCAACCGGCTGCCCGACTACCTGTCGCGCTTCGGCTCGCTGATCGGCCTGTCCTGCCCGCCTTTCTTTCTGGCGATCTGCCTGCTGCTGGTCTTCGCCATCTACATCCCGCTTTTCCCCGTGATCAGCGCGCCCGACACCGCCACCATCGGCGGCCGCATCGCGGCCCTGATCCTGCCCGGGGTAACGCTCGGCATCATTTTCCTGGCCTTCGTCGCGCGCTCCTCGCGCGCGGCCATGCTGGAGGTGCTGCCCGAGCAGTACATCCGCACCGCGCGGATGAAAGGCCTGTCGGAGAAGGCGGTCGTCTTCCGCCATGCCTGCCGCAACGCCCTGCTGCCGATCGTCACCGTGACCGGCCTCTATTTCGGCATCCTGATGGGCAATGCGGTGGTGACCGAGATCGTCTTCACCCGGCCTGGCCTGGGCAAGCTCATCATCGGCGCGCTCAATTCGCGCGACTACGTGATGCTGCAGGGGCTGACGATCGTCTACTGCTTCATCGTCGTCGTCGTGAACCTGGCGACCGACCTCGTCTATGGCCTGGTCGACCCGCGGGTGAAGGTGCGATGA
- a CDS encoding ABC transporter permease yields the protein MTALRAAIAMVAPNRSAGWAFVTLFAICLAAVAAPLVAPYAPAAQDLMERLEPPSAAHWFGTDNYGRDILSRILWGARISLLVGLGATLVGMVIGGALGIWAGFKGGIVDLLVARVIDVLLSFPSLILCLLIVSLVGPGVVELIAAISVSLIPKFARVARSSAIATSHREFVDACRTVGGSDLRIMIRHITPNVVGELAVMASLWTANAVLIEASLSFLGLGVRPPTPTLGGMMLEGLNLLHEAPWLTLFPGLVILAMVLVLNLVGDSLRDAVDPRLREV from the coding sequence ATGACCGCCCTTCGCGCCGCCATCGCCATGGTCGCCCCCAACCGGTCGGCCGGCTGGGCGTTCGTCACCCTGTTCGCGATCTGCCTGGCCGCCGTGGCGGCCCCGCTGGTCGCCCCCTACGCGCCGGCCGCCCAGGACCTGATGGAACGGCTGGAGCCGCCATCGGCCGCACACTGGTTCGGCACCGACAACTACGGCCGCGACATCCTCTCGCGCATCCTGTGGGGCGCGCGCATCTCGCTGCTGGTCGGCCTCGGCGCCACGCTGGTCGGCATGGTGATCGGTGGCGCGCTCGGCATTTGGGCCGGCTTCAAGGGCGGCATCGTCGACCTGCTGGTCGCGCGCGTCATCGACGTGCTGCTGTCCTTTCCCAGCCTGATCCTCTGCCTGCTGATCGTCTCTCTGGTGGGTCCGGGCGTGGTCGAGCTGATCGCCGCCATATCCGTGTCCCTGATCCCCAAGTTTGCCCGCGTCGCCCGCTCCTCGGCGATCGCCACCAGCCACCGGGAGTTCGTCGATGCCTGCCGCACCGTGGGCGGGTCGGACCTGCGCATCATGATCCGCCACATCACCCCCAACGTGGTGGGCGAGCTGGCGGTGATGGCCTCCCTGTGGACGGCCAACGCCGTGCTTATCGAGGCCTCGCTCAGCTTCCTCGGCCTTGGCGTCCGCCCGCCGACGCCGACGCTGGGCGGCATGATGCTGGAGGGGCTGAACCTGCTGCACGAGGCGCCCTGGCTGACGCTGTTCCCCGGCCTCGTCATCCTGGCCATGGTGCTGGTCCTCAACCTGGTCGGCGACAGCCTGCGCGATGCCGTCGACCCGCGCCTGCGCGAGGTCTGA
- a CDS encoding ABC transporter ATP-binding protein, with amino-acid sequence MQTPIVDPPTTDPLLRVEGLGVAVRRRQGALPILEDVTFDLAGDETLAIVGESGSGKSMLALAITRLLTPPDTYAVSGRVRFQGTDILQLSAEGMRQVRGRGMAVVFQEALNALNPVLTVGRQIEETVMRRDGGNAASARREALRLLDEVRIPSPAQRLGDYPHQLSGGMRQRVMIAIALACRPALVIADEPTTSLDVTIQSQILALLRDVRRQNGMSMIFISHNLGAVAAVADRVAVLYAGHVMELARVEDLFARPRHPYTRALLATTPRVDRPERLAAIPGTVPRFDALPPGCRFAPRCPLASAECTMAVPAVRAPAGEPGRLVRCIKPLA; translated from the coding sequence GTGCAGACGCCGATCGTCGATCCGCCGACCACCGATCCATTGCTGCGCGTCGAGGGGCTGGGCGTGGCGGTGCGCCGCCGGCAGGGTGCCCTGCCGATCCTGGAGGACGTCACCTTCGATCTCGCGGGCGACGAGACGCTGGCGATCGTCGGTGAATCCGGCAGCGGCAAGAGCATGCTGGCGCTGGCCATCACCCGCCTGCTGACGCCGCCCGACACCTATGCCGTGTCGGGGCGGGTCCGCTTCCAGGGCACCGACATCCTGCAACTGTCGGCCGAGGGCATGCGCCAGGTGCGCGGCCGCGGCATGGCCGTCGTCTTCCAGGAGGCGCTGAACGCACTCAACCCCGTCCTGACCGTCGGCCGCCAGATCGAGGAGACGGTGATGCGGCGCGACGGCGGCAACGCCGCGTCCGCCCGGCGGGAGGCGCTGCGCCTGCTGGACGAGGTGCGCATCCCGTCGCCGGCCCAGCGCCTGGGCGACTATCCGCACCAGCTGTCCGGCGGCATGCGCCAGCGGGTGATGATCGCGATTGCGCTCGCCTGCCGCCCGGCACTCGTCATCGCCGACGAGCCGACCACCAGCCTCGACGTCACCATTCAGTCGCAGATCCTGGCCCTGCTGCGCGACGTGCGGCGCCAGAACGGCATGTCGATGATCTTCATCAGCCACAATCTGGGGGCGGTCGCGGCGGTGGCCGACCGGGTGGCGGTGCTCTATGCCGGCCATGTCATGGAACTGGCCCGGGTCGAGGACCTGTTCGCCCGGCCGCGCCACCCCTATACGCGCGCGCTGCTGGCGACGACGCCGCGCGTCGACCGGCCGGAGCGGCTGGCGGCCATCCCCGGCACCGTGCCGCGCTTCGATGCCCTGCCGCCCGGCTGCCGCTTCGCGCCGCGTTGCCCGCTGGCCAGCGCCGAATGCACCATGGCCGTGCCCGCGGTCCGGGCGCCGGCCGGCGAGCCGGGCCGGCTCGTCCGCTGCATCAAGCCACTCGCTTGA
- a CDS encoding ABC transporter ATP-binding protein, which translates to MSTTPMRPILEVDGLRKHFPIAGGFGSGPRKAVRAIDRVSFTVAEGESFGLVGESGCGKSTVARCIVGLVTPDEGRIVVDGEAIAARKGERGRRLHRSVQMVFQDPFSSLNPRLVIGTTLAEPLAIAGGLSRAQIRARVGELLGEVGLPADAAAKFPHEFSGGQRQRISIARALALKPPLIVADEPVSALDVSVQAQILLLLDGLRTSRNLGLLFISHDLAVVRNFCQRVAVMYLGRIVEEGPVERVFARPMHPYTLALRDSSLPPDPAARDRLARIEGEMPSAIDPPTGCHFHPRCPRRMPICAVEAPAWTALDPGGVACHLHPPTPVSPATNRGI; encoded by the coding sequence ATGAGCACCACGCCGATGCGGCCGATCCTGGAAGTCGACGGGCTGCGCAAGCATTTCCCGATCGCGGGCGGCTTCGGGTCGGGTCCGCGCAAGGCCGTGCGCGCGATCGACCGCGTCAGCTTCACCGTGGCCGAGGGCGAGAGCTTCGGCCTGGTCGGCGAATCCGGCTGCGGCAAGTCAACCGTGGCGCGTTGCATCGTCGGCCTGGTGACGCCGGACGAGGGCCGGATCGTCGTCGATGGCGAGGCGATCGCCGCGCGCAAGGGCGAGCGCGGGCGCCGCCTGCACCGCAGCGTGCAGATGGTCTTCCAGGATCCCTTCTCCTCGCTCAACCCGCGCCTCGTCATCGGCACGACCCTGGCCGAGCCGCTGGCGATCGCCGGCGGCCTGTCGCGCGCCCAGATCCGCGCCCGGGTCGGCGAGCTGCTGGGGGAGGTCGGCCTGCCGGCCGACGCCGCGGCCAAGTTCCCGCACGAGTTCAGCGGCGGCCAGCGCCAGCGTATCTCGATCGCCCGCGCGCTCGCCCTGAAGCCGCCCTTGATCGTGGCCGACGAGCCGGTGTCGGCGCTGGACGTGTCGGTGCAGGCGCAGATCCTGCTGCTGCTCGACGGCCTGCGCACCAGCCGCAACCTGGGCCTGCTGTTCATTTCCCACGACCTCGCCGTGGTGCGGAACTTCTGCCAGCGCGTGGCGGTCATGTATCTCGGCCGCATCGTCGAGGAAGGGCCGGTCGAGCGCGTATTCGCCCGGCCGATGCACCCCTACACCCTGGCGCTGCGCGACAGCTCACTGCCGCCCGATCCGGCCGCCCGCGACCGCCTGGCCCGCATCGAGGGCGAGATGCCGTCTGCCATCGACCCGCCCACCGGCTGCCATTTCCATCCGCGCTGCCCGCGGCGGATGCCCATCTGCGCGGTGGAGGCGCCAGCCTGGACGGCGCTCGATCCGGGCGGCGTGGCCTGCCACCTCCATCCGCCCACACCCGTATCGCCCGCGACCAACCGAGGGATCTGA
- a CDS encoding aspartate aminotransferase family protein: MYPDPSSRSAGLFDRACAVMPGGNTRLAVYQAPFPIFIASAAGCRVTDVDGVERLDFINNQSALVHGHCFPPVVAAVTAQVGRGSCFSGPTDTEVELAEALQARVPGLERMRFTNSGTEAVMLAVKAARAFTGRYKIAKCEGAYHGSYDFVEASRGSTPANWGDAKVPARVPYSKGTPPAVGDLTVVMPYNDVAAAAAILEAEAGELAAVIVEPIANRPGMIPATPEFLAYLREFTQRTGIPLIFDEIISFRVGFAGAQAGYGIVPDMTTLGKLIGGGFPVGAVAGRTDIMGVFDQRRGSPAVPHTGTFNANPVSMVAGIETLKAFDEAAVARINRRGDEVRRTIDGIFAKAGIEGQASGAGSLFRIHFTARPLTDYRSAYPTAAGQSAVAALHRALLNQDVMVSANCSGNISTVVGDLEIEQLLGAVTRALAEIRVPA; the protein is encoded by the coding sequence ATGTACCCCGATCCAAGCTCCCGCTCCGCCGGCCTCTTCGATCGCGCCTGCGCCGTCATGCCGGGCGGCAACACGCGCCTGGCCGTCTACCAGGCGCCGTTCCCGATCTTCATCGCGTCCGCCGCGGGCTGCCGGGTGACGGACGTGGACGGGGTAGAGCGGCTCGACTTCATCAACAACCAGTCGGCGCTGGTGCACGGCCACTGCTTCCCGCCGGTGGTGGCCGCCGTGACCGCCCAGGTCGGGCGCGGCTCCTGTTTCTCGGGCCCGACCGACACGGAAGTGGAACTGGCGGAGGCCCTGCAGGCCCGCGTTCCCGGCCTCGAGCGCATGCGCTTCACCAATTCCGGCACCGAGGCGGTGATGCTGGCGGTCAAGGCCGCGCGCGCCTTCACCGGCCGCTACAAGATCGCCAAGTGCGAGGGCGCCTATCACGGTTCCTACGATTTCGTGGAGGCCAGCCGCGGCAGCACGCCCGCCAACTGGGGCGACGCCAAGGTGCCGGCCCGCGTCCCCTACTCCAAGGGCACGCCGCCCGCCGTCGGCGACCTGACGGTGGTCATGCCCTACAACGATGTCGCGGCCGCGGCCGCCATCCTGGAGGCGGAGGCGGGCGAGCTGGCCGCCGTCATCGTCGAGCCGATCGCCAACCGCCCCGGCATGATCCCGGCCACGCCGGAATTCCTGGCCTATCTGCGCGAATTCACCCAGCGCACCGGCATCCCGCTGATCTTCGACGAGATCATCTCGTTCCGCGTCGGCTTCGCCGGCGCCCAGGCCGGCTACGGCATCGTCCCCGACATGACGACGCTGGGCAAACTGATCGGCGGCGGCTTCCCGGTGGGCGCGGTCGCCGGTCGCACCGACATCATGGGCGTGTTCGACCAGCGCCGGGGCAGCCCGGCCGTGCCGCACACCGGCACCTTCAACGCCAACCCGGTGTCCATGGTGGCCGGCATCGAGACGCTGAAGGCGTTCGACGAAGCGGCCGTCGCCCGGATCAACCGCCGCGGCGACGAAGTGCGGCGCACGATCGACGGCATCTTCGCCAAGGCCGGCATCGAGGGCCAGGCGTCCGGTGCCGGCTCGCTGTTCCGCATCCACTTCACCGCCCGGCCACTGACCGACTATCGCTCGGCCTATCCCACGGCCGCCGGCCAGTCGGCGGTGGCGGCCCTGCATCGCGCGCTGCTGAACCAGGACGTGATGGTGTCGGCCAATTGCAGCGGCAACATCTCGACGGTGGTGGGCGACCTGGAGATCGAGCAGTTGCTGGGCGCCGTCACCCGCGCCCTGGCCGAGATCCGGGTGCCCGCCTGA